The genome window TTGCCGGTTTTGCCGTATTTTTCCAGCGCCTGCAGGCAAAGCTCCGTCGTTTCATGCGTACCGGAGCCGAAAGCCATGCCCGGATCCAGCCCGATATTAATGGCATAGCCTTCATCCGGCTGCTCCCAAATCGGATAAATATAAATACGCTCGCCGGCCGCAAAGCCATGATAATACTGCTTCCAGTTATTGGCCCAATCCTCGTCCCGAACCGTCTCCTGCGCAAACACTATTTTTTCACCCAAAAAAGCATGGAGAAATGCTTTGATTTCCTCCGCTTTGGCTGCACTGTCCTCCGGCAGATAAAAATCAACCGGAATCTCCTCCTGCTTTTGATTCCATTCTTCCGGCAAAATATCAACAAACATCGCCTGGCAGTCCGCCTCGGTCAGGGAATATTCGCCGACCTCTATTCCCTGCAAATAAGGAATATCCGTCAGTACCGCCGTTACAATATCCAGTTTTTCCGCCGGAACAGCTACCGTATACTTAATCCAGTTCATATTTATTCTCTTTCTGTCAATTCTCAGCTAATGCGCAGGCAAATGAAACAAACAAATAATCAAACTTGATATGCCCTTGAAGAACATACTCCCCAATCATATCAAGTCTGATTATATCCTTGCCTGAGCTGTAAATCAAGCATCATCCTCGGAAAACATATTGTCCAGTCCGTCTTTCATTTTATCAAAAAAACCTTTTTTCTTAGCTTCCGGCTTTTTTGTATCCGCTTTTTGGCTTTCCGCTTTGGAAGCTTCTTTTTTGCCGCCTAAGCTTTCTTCTAACCTGCGCAGCAAATCTTTTTGCTCGGCGTTTAAACCCTTCGGCGTTTGAACTACTACCGTAATATACTGGTCACCCCGCAGCCGGGAATTGTTCAAATACGGCACACCCTTGCCCCGCAGCCGGAAACGGGTACCGGTTTGCGTTCCGGCGCTCATCGGATAGGATACTTCACCCTCCAGCGTCGGCACAACCAGTTCGTCGCCCAGCGCCGCCTGGGTAAAGCTGATCGGCATGGTGTAATAAATATCATTGCCAACCCGCTCAAACTGGGGTGACGGCTTGACATAAAGAGTCAGCAGAATATCGCCGCGCGGCCCGCCGTTCAGCCCCGGCTCGCCCTTGCCCCGCAGGCGGATGGTCTGTCCGTCTTCAATTCCGGCCGGAATGGTAACGCTGATCCGTTTT of Lachnospiraceae bacterium oral taxon 500 contains these proteins:
- a CDS encoding 50S ribosomal protein L11 methyltransferase; amino-acid sequence: MNWIKYTVAVPAEKLDIVTAVLTDIPYLQGIEVGEYSLTEADCQAMFVDILPEEWNQKQEEIPVDFYLPEDSAAKAEEIKAFLHAFLGEKIVFAQETVRDEDWANNWKQYYHGFAAGERIYIYPIWEQPDEGYAINIGLDPGMAFGSGTHETTELCLQALEKYGKTGNHVLDVGTGSGILAIAAAKLGAAEVLAIDLDENAVKVARENVDYNDVSRRVQVRAGNLTDGVSGTYDIVVANILADVICLLAKDVKKFLNPQGIFITSGIIADKTDMVQRALTEAGLTVIETTEKGEWRMVAAHA